The following nucleotide sequence is from Deinococcus radiotolerans.
CCCACCCAGGTGAGGGCGTCACCGATCTGGCTGACGGTCTGCGCCGTGTACAGCCGGGCGTAGCGGCGGTTGCGCAGGGCGCTGAAGAGGGTCAGGGCGTTCAATGGACGCTCCCGGGGGCGGCGTCGGTGTGGGGGTGGTCGGGGAGGTCCAAGCGGGTGTGCTGGGCGTGACTGAAGGCTTCCTGGAGGACGGTGATGAGGTGGGTGTCAGTCAGGCGGTAGTGGACGTGGGGGCCGTCGCGGCGGGACTGGACGAGCCCGGCGTGGCGCAGGGCGCCGAGGTGGCGGCTGACGGTGCTCTGCGGGAGGTTGAGGGCGCCCACGAGGGCACTGACGCTCTGTTCGCCGGTGACGAGGCGCAGGAGGATCTGTACGCGGATGGGTTCGGAGAGGGCTTTGAAGAGCGTGGTGACGTGCCAGAGGTCGTCGGGGTGGGGGGGCACGTGGAGGGGGTGGTGCTGCATGCCCAAACCCTATCATCCGCGTATCCGGATAGGTAGATTTAGAGAATGATCATCACCGCCAGCGTCCCCGCCGGCAGCCTGCTCGGCCAGATCACCCACAGTGAAGACCCCCGCGCGCCCACGGCCACCGACGTCGGCTTCCACCCGGCCGCTCCCGGAAGCGTCACCGAACCCACCGCCCTGATCCGCGGGGAACTCTTTGATCTGCTACCACGACCGGGACGCGGACGGCAGCAGCACCCTCACCGTCACACGCCTGCCCCAACCGGTCGCGGAACGCCACATCCAGGTTCAACTGAACCGGGGAGCGGGCCGGCCTCCCCTGACGCGCAGTGAGCCTTGAGCGGCGTGGTCGGTGGCCGCAGCCAGACTGGACGGAACCAGCGGACCCACGCCAAGCCCCCCGGCGTGTGGCGAACCCCACGACGCCACGGCGCACGCGGGACACGCGCGCCACAAACGAAAACCCAGTCCACGGGACGCAGCGCACCTGCGCCCCGCAGACCGGACATGTGAACGCGCCAGACCAGCACGAGCGCAGCCTCCTGGTCGAGCGGGCGGCAGCGGCGGGCTGCGTCCGGCGTCCAGGCCACCTGGAGGGCCACCTCACCCGGCGCCCTTCACGAGGGTCCACCCCGCCGTGGCACGTGCTCGAATGGACGTACGGCCCCCGCCACCCGCCCCATTTCCAGCTATTTCAAAGCTGCTCCAGTGCGCAGCTGCGCCGCTTCCTTCGCGCCCTTGTGCGCGTGCGCCTGGGCCCACTGGGCGGCCGTTTCGATGTCGTACGGCACCCGCCGGAACGTCACCGTCCAGAGGCCATCCCCACCTTCCAGCAGCACCCAGCGCGCCAGGGGCGAGCCGTCTTTCTGCCGGGACACCGCGCCGGCATTCACGACCGTGATGGGGCCGAGCTGCCGCACGTGCTCCAGGTGCGAGTGGCCCACGATCACCACGCGGGCGCTTCCGATGTCCCCCAGGCGCTCGCGCACCAGGTCGTCACTCGCCCAGGCTTTCCCGTCGCGCAGCAGATACGTCCACGCGGAGTCCGGCGTGCCGTGCGCCGCGAGGACCTCGCCACCGGCTAAGGGAACGGACGTCGGGAGCGCCGCCACATACGCCCATGCCCCCTCGGGCAACTGTTCGTGCAGCCACGC
It contains:
- a CDS encoding ArsR/SmtB family transcription factor; translated protein: MQHHPLHVPPHPDDLWHVTTLFKALSEPIRVQILLRLVTGEQSVSALVGALNLPQSTVSRHLGALRHAGLVQSRRDGPHVHYRLTDTHLITVLQEAFSHAQHTRLDLPDHPHTDAAPGSVH
- a CDS encoding metallophosphoesterase family protein translates to MKIAVFGDVHGNRWALDPVARDIEAHQPDVWVNLGDQLFGGADPAGAWHLQQQLKAQHGVLEVRGNTDERLGQPLTETTEKREMLAWLHEQLPEGAWAYVAALPTSVPLAGGEVLAAHGTPDSAWTYLLRDGKAWASDDLVRERLGDIGSARVVIVGHSHLEHVRQLGPITVVNAGAVSRQKDGSPLARWVLLEGGDGLWTVTFRRVPYDIETAAQWAQAHAHKGAKEAAQLRTGAALK